One window of Xylocopa sonorina isolate GNS202 chromosome 9, iyXylSono1_principal, whole genome shotgun sequence genomic DNA carries:
- the LOC143426973 gene encoding mitochondrial import inner membrane translocase subunit TIM44 — translation MQKNKEMKESLKKFREEAEKLEQSVALRSARQKFQAVESGATKGSEVLKGKFGSIKGKVQGVLEEASKTELGKKAGQLSEEISKSAKEAAETISEKSQALGKTSAFQTISQTAEAVREELDHQGMHGRVYVPPKKLRKRKDVMETLDDKIVQPNTEATGVELHKDSKFYQSWQNFKDKNPYVNKVLDWKIKYDESDNPVIRASRLLTEKLTDIVGGLFQKTDLSQTLTEICKLDPSFDRVQFLKYCETDIIPNILEAMVRGNLEILKDWCHEAPYKLIAQPLIQAEKLGYVLDNKILDINNIDLIMGKVMEQGPVLMISFQCQQIMCVRDINKNVIEGDPNKVMRVNYIWVLCRDPTELNPKAAWRLLDLSANSSEQFV, via the exons ATGCAAAAGAATAAGGAGATGAAGGAGTCATTGAAAAAGTTCAGAGAAGAAGCAGAAAAGTTAGAACAGTCAGTGGCATTGCGTTCTGCTAGACAAAAATTTCAAGCAGTCGAATCTGGGGCAACTAAAGGTTCTGAAGTTCTTAAAGGGAAATTTGGATCTATAAAAGGAAAG GTCCAAGGAGTTCTCGAAGAAGCAAGCAAAACGGAATTGGGTAAAAAAGCTGGTCAGCTGAGTGAAGAAATATCAAAATCTGCAAAAGAAGCAGCGGAGACAATATCTGAGAAAAGTCAAGCCTTAGGTAAAACGTCCGCTTTTCAAACGATATCACAAACTGCTGAAGCTGTTCGCGAGGAATTAGATCATCAAGGGATGCAtg GAAGGGTTTATGTCCCACCTAAGAAATTgaggaagagaaaagatgtgatGGAAACTCTAGATGATAAAATTGTCCAACCAAACACAGAGGCCACAGGTGTTGAATTGCACAAAGATTCGAAATTCTATCAATCGTGGCAGAACTTCAAG GATAAAAATCCATATGTGAATAAAGTATTGGATTGGAAAATCAAATACGACGAATCGGATAATCCGGTAATTCGTGCTTCCAGACTGTTGACAGAGAAGCTTACAGACATAGTTGGTGGTCTGTTTCAAAAAACCGATTTATCACAAACACTTACTGAAATTTGTAAACTAGATCCTAGCTTTGATAGGGTCCAGTTTCTCAAGTATTGTGAAACGGATATTATCCCAAACATATTGGAAGCTATGGTGAGAGGAAATTTAGAAATTTTAAAAGACTGGTGTCACGAAGCTCCATACAAATTAATAGCACAGCCGTTAATACAAGCAGAAAAATTGGGATATGTATTGGATAATAAGATCCTAG ATATTAATAATATAGATTTAATAATGGGGAAAGTAATGGAACAGGGACCAGTTTTAATGATTAGTTTCCAATGCCAGCAGATTATGTGTGTGAGAGATATCAACAAAAATGTTATCGAAGGAGATCCTAACAAAGTAATGCGTGTTAATTATATCTGGGTACTGTGCCGTGATCCTACCGAACTTAATCCGAAAGCTGCATGGCGTTTACTCGATCTTAGTGCTAACAGTAGTGAGCAGTTTGTATAG
- the LOC143427221 gene encoding uncharacterized protein LOC143427221 — translation MNNIGMLTLKLLRTYATKSKTKFAGMQGKKVERIRDFKDDFEKYNEEDLGMYEPNIEELTGTYINNKREALRNRIKLQQNIVKTKVFKERSPNFLTYIEKDQIKKLHKIDPEKWTPEKLSESFPALPETIRKILKTKWVPKSAERILQYDNKVIENWKQFKKGRLALSPTLKEHLVKFKDRKINLMDKEVLEQEFIPPKIKFPTPKSTYFSSIVSDLNSEQSVTKDEQLISAQSSSNKSIKALSSGEDKGFKLIKETKKLAFDEFLKSKINNPDKTSPEEKVALMDTYRKHIESTNLDVHYNASNDTAKDITEKNLSDKDAPVVRKDKTSSKLTVEVNIKSASLDTYIKERNLLIDSNLEYTQYIKIPKNVHKRGMTYRIKDCYYDDDGEFLYRVPGLKG, via the exons atgaataatattggcATGTTAACATTGAAATTATTAAGAACATATGCTACCAAATCTAAAACTAAATTCGCTGGTATGCAGGGAAAAAAAGTAGAGAGAATTAGAGATTTTAAAGATGATTTCGAGAAATACAATGAAGAAGATCTAGGAATGTATGAACCTAATATTGAAGAACTTACGGGaacttatataaataacaagag AGAAGCACTAAGAAATAGGATAAAGTTACAACAAAATATTGTTAAAACTAAAGTTTTTAAGGAAAGATCGCCAAATtttcttacttacattgaaaagGATCAGATAAAGAAATTGCATAAGATTGATCCAGAAAAATGGACACCTGAGAAATTAAGTGAAAGTTTTCCAGCTTTGCCAGAGACTATAAGAAAAATCTTGAAAACGAAATGGGTACCAAAATCAGCAGAGAGGATTCTTCAATACGATAATAAAGTTATTGAAAATTGGAAACAATTCAAGAAAGGGCGATTGGCACTGAGTCCCACCTTAAAAGAACATTTAGTGAAGTTCAAAGACAGAAAGATTAATTTAATGGACAAAGAAGTTTTGGAACAGGAATTTATACCTCCAAAGATAAAGTTTCCAACTCCAAAGAGTACATATTTTTCTAGTATTGTAAGTGATCTTAACAGTGAACAATCTGTTACAAAGGATGAACAGTTGATTTCTGCGCAAAGTAGTTCAAATAAAAGTATCAAGGCCTTGAGCTCGGGAGAAGATAAAGGCTTCAAACTGATCAAGGAAACGAAGAAATTAGCTTTTGACGAATTTTTGAAAAGCAAGATAAATAATCCAGACAAAACATCTCCCGAAGAAAAGGTAGCATTGATGGATACTTATAGAAAACATATAGAATCTACGAATTTAGATGTACATTATAATGCATCAAATGATACCGCAAAGGATATTACCGAAAAAAATTTATCTGACAAAGATGCACCAGTTGTTAGAAAGGATAAAACTAGTTCTAAATTAACTGTTGAAGTAAACATAAAAAGTGCAAGCTTGGATACATACATAAAAGAGCGTAACTTGCTCATTGATAGTAACCTTGAGTATACGCAATACATAAAAATTCCAAAAAATGTACATAAGAGAGGCATGACATACAGGATAAAGGATTGTTATTACGACGACGATGGAGAATTCTTGTACAGAGTACCAGGTTTAAAAGGTTAA